Proteins from one Mesotoga infera genomic window:
- a CDS encoding 1-phosphofructokinase family hexose kinase gives MFCMTKGENNINTCILNLNPCYDHWVILKKPPKIPNVVRGDEVVSLVDGKGLNIARVLSRVFGFEDYFCINILGGQVGEIIEKECKDLGIKTDNFWIEDSNRINTALVYEYENRMLMINEPGPVMKAGEVRAFIEYFKERIGSGVDLVISGSAPRGFENGEMIDLVVAARNSGCTLKIDIAGEWLSKIVALSPELLKINADELKVAFGIEKGDLKSMEEFRRSFSIKDLLITNGKYGSVWLSDTEKLQAVSTKVFSDFSVGSGDSFFAGLIYGQERLVSKREALKIATACGAANTLHYGAAIFERSDIERVIEDVVVSEVEL, from the coding sequence ATGTTTTGTATGACGAAGGGGGAGAATAACATCAATACCTGTATCTTAAATTTGAATCCCTGTTACGATCACTGGGTTATTCTCAAAAAGCCGCCGAAGATTCCGAACGTTGTGAGGGGGGACGAGGTGGTTTCGCTCGTCGATGGCAAGGGTCTCAACATCGCCCGGGTTCTTTCGAGGGTTTTTGGTTTCGAGGATTATTTCTGTATAAATATTCTTGGTGGTCAGGTCGGCGAAATAATAGAAAAGGAATGCAAAGATCTGGGCATCAAGACCGACAATTTCTGGATCGAAGACAGTAATCGAATCAATACGGCCCTGGTCTATGAATACGAGAACAGGATGCTCATGATCAACGAGCCGGGACCTGTGATGAAGGCCGGAGAGGTCAGAGCCTTCATAGAGTATTTCAAAGAGAGGATCGGGTCAGGAGTGGACCTGGTTATTTCGGGAAGTGCGCCACGGGGATTTGAAAATGGGGAGATGATAGATCTGGTGGTAGCGGCCCGTAACAGTGGTTGTACGCTCAAGATAGATATCGCCGGAGAGTGGCTCTCCAAAATCGTCGCACTGTCGCCAGAACTTCTCAAGATAAACGCCGACGAGCTCAAAGTGGCATTCGGAATCGAGAAAGGCGATTTGAAGAGCATGGAGGAATTCAGGAGGAGCTTTTCGATCAAAGATCTATTAATAACCAACGGAAAATATGGAAGCGTCTGGCTTTCAGATACCGAAAAGCTTCAGGCCGTTTCGACGAAGGTCTTTTCAGATTTTTCCGTCGGCTCGGGTGATTCTTTCTTCGCCGGGCTGATCTACGGTCAAGAAAGACTGGTCTCAAAAAGGGAGGCCCTGAAGATTGCGACAGCCTGCGGTGCGGCCAACACGCTGCATTACGGCGCGGCCATATTCGAGCGCTCCGATATTGAGAGAGTAATCGAAGATGTTGTGGTTTCGGAAGTGGAATTATGA
- a CDS encoding arylsulfatase, with amino-acid sequence MNPGKTKLLKNLLVGATGGIITFSTGLAANYEDVMTKETVKPAPNLEEVIPHPEQMQEALAKLAELESRTGKKPNILIYLMDDVGWGDLGVYGGGVMVGAPTPNMDALAREGLMLTSAYSQPSSSPTRATMLTGQLPVRHGILRPTLYNEPGGLGNSITLAELLSEAGYVTQAVGKWHMGENPSSQPQNVGFDHFTGFLSVSDMYTEWRDPDFYPEIALSEERTQMMRDFAFEKYWVQASKNGELERIAEIDIDVLTHLDQNWADFSVNFIKEMADSDQPFFLYHCTRGAHFDNYPPEEFLGKSPAKQRYKDTIMELDDILGRLVKALEETGQLENTLIFIASDNGPEMEAWPDSAYSPFRGAKGTTWEGGVRVPGILYWEGMIEPGRVSDGLFDLADIFNTSLTLAGAQDLMPTDRYIDGIDQTSFLLANDGLSNRKYIYYWLMNYFSGVRMAEYKYMVLAEADDEPGSVNPGGFTGSLNIFAYYHMYNLYLDPKEEHNISIRKLVYNDLFLEAMQKHFATLKQYPPVVEVFPGLVH; translated from the coding sequence GTGAATCCTGGGAAAACGAAACTACTGAAAAACCTTCTCGTCGGTGCAACCGGTGGCATCATTACTTTTAGTACAGGTTTGGCAGCAAACTATGAAGACGTTATGACCAAAGAAACGGTTAAACCCGCGCCGAACCTGGAGGAAGTCATTCCACACCCTGAACAGATGCAGGAAGCCCTCGCCAAACTCGCCGAACTTGAAAGCAGAACGGGAAAAAAGCCTAACATTCTGATCTACCTAATGGACGACGTCGGGTGGGGCGATCTGGGGGTTTACGGTGGAGGTGTGATGGTCGGAGCGCCCACGCCTAACATGGATGCCCTTGCCAGAGAAGGTCTTATGCTGACTTCGGCCTATTCACAGCCTTCTTCTTCGCCGACCAGAGCCACAATGCTAACCGGACAGCTCCCCGTGAGACATGGAATTCTAAGACCTACTCTGTACAACGAACCGGGAGGATTGGGTAATTCAATAACCCTCGCTGAACTTTTGAGCGAAGCCGGATATGTTACACAGGCCGTTGGTAAGTGGCATATGGGAGAAAACCCGTCCTCTCAGCCTCAGAATGTCGGTTTCGATCATTTCACAGGTTTCCTGAGCGTTTCGGACATGTACACCGAGTGGCGCGATCCCGATTTCTATCCCGAAATCGCTTTGAGTGAAGAGCGCACTCAGATGATGCGAGATTTCGCTTTCGAGAAATACTGGGTACAGGCATCGAAGAACGGGGAACTCGAACGAATAGCCGAGATAGATATAGACGTGCTCACTCACCTGGATCAGAACTGGGCGGATTTCTCCGTCAACTTCATAAAAGAGATGGCAGACAGCGACCAGCCTTTCTTCCTGTACCACTGTACAAGGGGCGCGCATTTCGACAATTATCCTCCAGAAGAGTTCCTCGGAAAATCGCCGGCCAAACAGCGCTACAAGGATACCATTATGGAGCTGGACGATATACTCGGTCGTCTAGTCAAGGCTCTAGAAGAAACCGGTCAACTGGAAAACACTTTAATATTCATCGCTTCCGACAACGGACCGGAAATGGAAGCCTGGCCAGACAGCGCTTACTCACCCTTCAGAGGTGCCAAGGGAACTACCTGGGAAGGTGGCGTAAGAGTTCCTGGAATACTTTACTGGGAAGGAATGATAGAGCCAGGACGTGTCTCCGACGGACTGTTCGACCTTGCGGACATATTCAACACCTCCCTGACGCTGGCCGGAGCGCAAGATTTGATGCCCACCGACAGATACATAGACGGAATCGACCAGACCTCCTTCCTGCTCGCAAATGATGGACTCTCGAACAGAAAGTACATCTACTACTGGCTGATGAACTACTTCTCAGGTGTGAGGATGGCAGAATACAAATACATGGTACTTGCGGAAGCCGACGATGAACCCGGTTCTGTAAACCCCGGCGGGTTCACCGGTAGTCTTAATATATTCGCCTACTACCATATGTACAATCTCTATCTCGATCCCAAAGAAGAGCATAACATCTCCATAAGAAAGCTAGTGTATAACGATCTCTTCCTGGAAGCGATGCAAAAGCACTTCGCCACACTGAAACAGTACCCGCCTGTAGTGGAGGTATTCCCTGGGCTGGTTCACTGA
- a CDS encoding carbohydrate ABC transporter permease produces the protein MSTLNREERSALKMVLPYVILTVLLFVFLLGSNLFNSFTDKNGNLTLQNYIDNFTDPVVGRTLLNTIVWVVGSVSGQLLLGLFVALLLNESTKGQIIFRSIILILPWAVLDIVAGVMWKWMYNDMYGVLNDVLVKMHIIRDYIPWLATENMAMLSVIIANIWKGFCLSGMFFLAGLQTIPIDLYEAAEIDGANSFKRFWKITIPQLKPVIMTTLMLTTIWTINYFPLIYTMTGGGPGYGTETIVTYIYKLGFKFMEFNKAASLSNVLFVIIFFIAFLFLRSIAREEAR, from the coding sequence ATGAGTACATTGAACAGAGAAGAAAGGTCTGCTCTCAAGATGGTTTTACCGTATGTTATTTTGACCGTTTTACTCTTTGTCTTTCTGCTTGGATCGAACCTTTTCAACAGTTTTACCGATAAAAATGGAAACTTGACTCTGCAAAACTACATAGATAACTTTACCGATCCGGTGGTTGGCAGAACGCTTTTAAATACGATCGTGTGGGTTGTGGGAAGCGTTAGCGGCCAGCTCCTTCTCGGACTGTTTGTAGCGCTTTTGCTCAACGAATCCACGAAGGGGCAGATAATTTTCAGAAGCATCATACTCATACTCCCATGGGCCGTGCTCGACATAGTAGCAGGGGTCATGTGGAAGTGGATGTACAACGATATGTACGGCGTACTGAACGATGTTCTGGTTAAGATGCATATAATAAGAGACTATATACCCTGGCTCGCTACGGAGAATATGGCGATGCTCTCCGTTATTATTGCCAACATATGGAAGGGCTTCTGCCTTTCGGGCATGTTCTTCCTGGCAGGTCTTCAAACGATACCTATCGATCTATACGAAGCAGCCGAAATCGACGGGGCCAATTCCTTCAAGAGATTCTGGAAGATAACCATTCCTCAGTTGAAACCGGTTATTATGACAACTCTCATGCTGACTACAATCTGGACGATTAATTACTTCCCCCTTATCTACACCATGACCGGAGGTGGACCGGGGTACGGAACAGAGACTATCGTAACTTACATCTATAAATTGGGTTTCAAGTTCATGGAATTCAACAAAGCGGCCTCTCTTTCCAACGTGTTGTTCGTGATAATCTTCTTCATCGCCTTTCTGTTCCTCAGAAGTATTGCGAGGGAGGAAGCCAGATGA
- a CDS encoding type II secretion system protein, whose product MRREIFGIDRRNGFSLVELLIVLAVIAALIAVVTPIGINAMRKSQAVSVAKDLMTLSKAFAGKIYLDGELPQTINELGRNVSKNPKYGIAWTAGEEREYVIFSNAKVDVQSLRAIITSATSSPFPDLANLEYLSGGLPSDSDELTVYYPFSLGSSGAVESGKLTSLGSTFQEIIPKMIDLIDTFQLTGRVLSTWKDTRYTDLGLNPDEWSLPVNKINYSPRVFSNSSTDNIIIVTPATGYDFRVTYTDGGTSRDNNWWIFYSAEHKKWYHRDYTREVDITKLEIIEEKKS is encoded by the coding sequence ATGAGAAGAGAGATATTCGGAATCGATAGAAGAAATGGATTTTCTCTTGTAGAATTACTTATAGTCCTTGCCGTCATCGCTGCCCTTATAGCCGTTGTGACTCCTATTGGAATAAACGCTATGCGAAAATCCCAAGCCGTTTCCGTCGCAAAAGACCTCATGACACTCTCTAAGGCCTTTGCGGGTAAAATCTACCTTGACGGAGAACTGCCCCAGACGATAAATGAGCTCGGGAGAAATGTATCGAAAAATCCTAAGTATGGTATAGCCTGGACTGCTGGCGAAGAGAGAGAGTATGTTATCTTTTCGAATGCCAAGGTCGATGTTCAATCTTTGAGGGCGATTATAACTTCGGCCACATCTTCGCCTTTTCCCGATCTGGCCAATCTAGAATATCTTTCGGGTGGGCTTCCTTCCGATTCTGATGAACTTACCGTTTACTATCCTTTTTCGCTTGGGTCTTCAGGAGCGGTCGAATCTGGTAAGCTTACTTCCCTTGGCTCCACTTTCCAGGAGATAATCCCGAAAATGATAGATTTGATAGATACTTTTCAACTTACTGGAAGAGTGCTGAGCACATGGAAAGATACAAGATACACGGACCTAGGTCTAAACCCCGATGAATGGTCCCTTCCGGTAAACAAGATTAATTACAGCCCCAGAGTCTTCTCCAACAGCTCGACTGATAATATCATTATAGTCACTCCTGCAACTGGCTATGACTTCAGAGTAACCTATACGGACGGCGGTACTAGCCGCGACAATAACTGGTGGATCTTCTATAGCGCAGAGCACAAAAAGTGGTACCACAGAGATTACACAAGAGAAGTCGATATAACCAAACTTGAAATCATTGAAGAGAAAAAAAGCTAG
- the nagA gene encoding N-acetylglucosamine-6-phosphate deacetylase: MELKSVLVVDPVDGEYTANVKISGTKIESVDRAHGNPRAIMMPGFVDTHSHGAAGVNSMKMDHAGLEKWEEFLYPHGVTFLLPSTVSALKKDMLRVANQVSSYMEEKARTSIRGVHYEGPYINVKKKGAQNPETIRPATLKELREVLTDDVILVTMAPEIDGFFEALVEMKMQDVVVSIGHTDATFAQVNKAFEAGCDRMTHFPNGMNTLHHREVGCVGAGLILPFKLEMIVDGFHTSPEFVKLVYVIRGADNIILVTDSIDATGLEDGIYDLGGLKVTVNEGKATLDDGTIAGSTLVFDQAVRNFRKWTGCSLVELARVSSYNALTNLGIRNRGRIKEGYIADLVVMNSELNVVETILAGKTVYKL; the protein is encoded by the coding sequence ATGGAGTTGAAAAGCGTTCTTGTCGTCGATCCGGTTGACGGAGAATACACTGCCAATGTAAAAATTTCTGGCACCAAGATAGAGTCAGTTGACAGAGCTCACGGTAATCCCAGGGCGATAATGATGCCGGGGTTTGTCGATACCCATTCGCACGGCGCGGCCGGAGTAAATAGTATGAAGATGGATCATGCCGGACTCGAGAAATGGGAAGAGTTTCTCTATCCTCATGGCGTCACGTTTCTTCTTCCGAGTACGGTTTCGGCTTTAAAGAAAGATATGTTGAGAGTGGCTAATCAAGTTTCTTCTTATATGGAAGAGAAGGCCAGAACGTCTATCAGGGGTGTACACTACGAGGGACCGTATATAAACGTCAAGAAGAAGGGCGCTCAGAATCCTGAAACTATAAGACCGGCAACACTGAAAGAGCTGAGAGAGGTCCTCACAGACGACGTGATTCTGGTGACAATGGCTCCGGAGATAGATGGTTTCTTCGAGGCGCTGGTGGAGATGAAGATGCAGGACGTAGTCGTTTCGATAGGTCACACCGACGCGACCTTTGCCCAGGTAAATAAAGCTTTCGAAGCCGGCTGCGACAGAATGACGCATTTCCCCAATGGCATGAACACACTCCACCACAGGGAGGTGGGCTGTGTCGGCGCCGGCCTAATACTTCCGTTCAAGCTCGAGATGATTGTCGATGGATTTCACACATCGCCGGAGTTCGTAAAGCTGGTCTATGTTATCAGGGGGGCCGACAATATAATCCTCGTTACCGATTCTATAGACGCGACGGGACTGGAAGACGGCATCTACGATCTTGGCGGACTGAAAGTGACCGTGAATGAAGGGAAAGCCACCCTCGATGACGGAACGATAGCGGGCAGTACGCTCGTTTTCGATCAGGCTGTGCGTAATTTCCGAAAGTGGACCGGGTGTTCACTGGTTGAATTGGCCAGGGTTTCTTCTTACAACGCTCTGACCAACCTCGGAATCAGAAACAGAGGAAGAATAAAGGAAGGTTATATCGCAGATCTCGTTGTAATGAATAGTGAGCTGAACGTAGTTGAAACGATCCTGGCAGGCAAGACGGTATATAAATTATGA
- a CDS encoding zinc ribbon domain-containing protein produces MSVSGKNSSMRSILRIAGPLFIFIGVVILIIAMVDFFSAFGSFGQPDKFYLFFLAIPFIFLGVIATSYGFMGAVARYKANELAPVAKDTINYMAEGTKDSVRTIARSIKEGISESEGAKVVCQKCGTMNASDSRFCKNCGTTLRKDKKCPDCGEQNDSEARFCDKCGFKFPA; encoded by the coding sequence ATGTCTGTTAGCGGAAAAAACAGTAGCATGAGGAGTATTTTGAGGATTGCAGGACCGCTCTTCATTTTTATAGGTGTGGTCATTCTTATAATTGCCATGGTAGATTTCTTCAGCGCTTTCGGTTCGTTCGGGCAGCCGGATAAGTTCTATCTTTTCTTCCTGGCGATCCCTTTTATCTTTCTGGGAGTTATAGCGACCAGCTATGGGTTCATGGGAGCGGTAGCAAGGTACAAGGCCAACGAACTTGCGCCGGTAGCTAAAGACACCATTAACTATATGGCCGAAGGAACGAAGGATAGTGTAAGGACTATCGCAAGATCCATAAAGGAAGGGATTTCCGAGTCCGAAGGGGCAAAGGTCGTGTGTCAGAAATGCGGGACTATGAACGCTTCGGATTCGAGATTCTGCAAAAACTGCGGCACAACTCTGAGAAAAGACAAGAAATGCCCCGATTGTGGCGAACAGAACGATTCTGAGGCCAGATTCTGCGACAAATGCGGTTTTAAATTCCCTGCTTGA
- a CDS encoding FGGY-family carbohydrate kinase has product MKAYLGIDIGTTNMKCLVLGSNGKILEVMHEETPKKRIAGADYLDLEATHSFVDKFISGASGKYSLGGIAFSSIGETVVPVYKGKALSDPLMWYDSATRSIWEKHRTAVDSFSPYRITGVENEYTFSIYKILFQRETLPPNVVEHWLPVASYFAYSLGARPTWDMSLACRSFMIDIHRRCWNSPLLEYIGESPERMGELIYTGRPIGFTQDGVPIVSAGHDHITGLFAARVFARGEEFLFDSMGSASVVAAVIKTGDRNLVFDTPFMSGGTVGVAFEDSQYYIESNLRYYGKLLQSLMNLTGLQASIESYEKLNSEIEKSKIWNFEPLFLVNGDLSVGEGMHGITILEMPITFTREQLIQSAYIYLASSSKLIVDNLEKITGKKLPIICGGGGSLNGLLMKYKASLLEREILVLPTSELTALGGALAAASGVGDVQTVDRCIENLRPLKTEVDNNIIARLMEIFNRNSSRYSTIERERKIKFQEG; this is encoded by the coding sequence ATGAAGGCATATCTAGGAATAGATATAGGCACCACCAACATGAAATGTCTGGTGCTGGGGTCGAACGGAAAAATTCTCGAAGTGATGCACGAGGAGACTCCAAAAAAGAGGATTGCGGGAGCGGATTATCTCGACCTCGAGGCGACACACTCTTTTGTAGATAAATTCATATCCGGAGCATCCGGTAAATACTCACTGGGCGGTATAGCCTTCTCCAGCATAGGCGAGACGGTTGTTCCTGTGTATAAAGGGAAAGCGCTTTCAGATCCCCTTATGTGGTACGACAGCGCGACAAGGTCGATTTGGGAAAAACACAGAACGGCCGTCGATAGTTTTTCCCCTTACAGAATCACTGGCGTGGAGAACGAATACACCTTCTCCATCTACAAGATCCTCTTCCAGAGAGAAACACTGCCGCCCAACGTCGTCGAACACTGGCTTCCGGTGGCCTCTTATTTCGCTTACTCACTCGGTGCAAGGCCGACCTGGGATATGAGCCTGGCCTGCCGTTCCTTCATGATAGACATACACAGGCGCTGCTGGAACTCTCCGCTGCTAGAGTATATCGGAGAATCTCCTGAGAGAATGGGCGAGTTGATCTATACCGGCCGACCTATAGGGTTCACTCAGGACGGTGTCCCGATAGTGAGCGCCGGACACGATCACATAACCGGCCTCTTTGCGGCCAGGGTATTCGCCAGAGGAGAGGAGTTTCTCTTCGATTCTATGGGTTCGGCTTCGGTAGTTGCGGCCGTTATAAAGACCGGCGATCGAAACCTCGTCTTCGATACTCCCTTCATGTCGGGCGGGACCGTCGGGGTAGCCTTCGAAGATTCCCAATATTATATAGAAAGCAACCTACGCTATTATGGGAAACTCCTCCAGTCTTTAATGAATCTCACCGGTCTTCAGGCCAGCATAGAAAGTTATGAAAAACTGAACTCGGAGATCGAGAAGAGCAAAATCTGGAATTTTGAACCGCTCTTTCTCGTGAACGGTGACCTTAGTGTGGGGGAGGGCATGCACGGCATCACCATTCTCGAAATGCCCATTACGTTCACCCGAGAGCAGCTTATCCAGTCTGCGTATATCTATCTCGCTTCTTCCAGCAAGTTGATAGTCGATAATCTCGAGAAGATAACCGGAAAAAAGCTGCCAATTATCTGTGGCGGAGGCGGGAGTCTGAACGGCCTGCTGATGAAATACAAAGCTTCTCTTCTGGAAAGAGAGATCTTGGTTCTGCCCACGAGCGAATTGACGGCTCTTGGTGGAGCCCTCGCGGCTGCCAGCGGTGTTGGAGATGTTCAGACCGTAGATAGATGTATAGAAAACCTGAGGCCGTTAAAGACGGAAGTCGATAATAACATCATCGCCAGACTAATGGAGATATTCAACAGGAACTCAAGCAGATACTCAACGATAGAAAGAGAAAGAAAGATAAAATTCCAGGAGGGGTAG
- a CDS encoding ABC transporter substrate-binding protein, which produces MRRSSLLVLFMLVVLAITGVSQTINIWIGGQVAELDETWDMIISKFEKETGKKVEVQLFGFDIYYDKLLTALQAGQGPDLAFADLGGWVPTFAEKGWLEPMGALLDSWDGVEQIWPNLWPTVTYKGERYGLPWYTDCRLLLYNQTMFDAAGLDRNDPPKTWEELVYQATKLTDASKRVYGYGVSGTKTEHTSLAFIIFLYGAGGQLLTDDYSAAAFNTPEGLRALKFYTDLALTYGVSPNAITYNEDDYRNMMAQNRVAMAIGGPWSFPLIETANPAIVNNYTVSLHPYGSTPASVLGGWALVIPSASKNKESAWELAKYLTSFETWMTWIEAKGGPMPTRKDVCYASPVLQDPKWQVIFETFPFAVSRPPIPQYPQISEQIQIMIQNVLLGKATPEEAIKTAEANVNAILAK; this is translated from the coding sequence ATGCGCAGATCTTCGCTATTGGTTCTTTTTATGCTCGTCGTTCTTGCGATCACCGGTGTATCTCAGACGATCAATATCTGGATAGGTGGGCAGGTCGCGGAACTCGATGAAACCTGGGATATGATTATCAGTAAATTCGAGAAAGAAACAGGTAAGAAGGTGGAGGTGCAGCTTTTCGGTTTCGATATTTACTACGACAAACTTCTCACAGCCCTTCAGGCGGGGCAGGGACCCGATCTGGCCTTTGCAGACCTTGGCGGCTGGGTACCGACCTTCGCAGAAAAAGGCTGGCTCGAACCGATGGGAGCTCTCCTGGATTCCTGGGACGGAGTCGAACAGATATGGCCGAACCTCTGGCCGACAGTTACCTACAAAGGTGAAAGGTACGGTCTTCCGTGGTACACCGATTGCAGACTCCTCCTTTACAACCAGACTATGTTCGACGCGGCCGGACTAGATAGAAACGATCCCCCGAAGACCTGGGAGGAACTGGTTTACCAGGCCACGAAACTCACAGACGCGAGCAAGAGAGTTTACGGTTACGGCGTGAGTGGAACCAAGACGGAACACACCTCTCTCGCATTTATCATCTTTCTGTACGGCGCCGGCGGTCAGCTGCTGACGGACGATTATTCGGCGGCGGCTTTCAATACTCCCGAAGGCCTAAGAGCGCTTAAATTCTACACCGATCTCGCTCTTACCTATGGTGTTAGCCCGAACGCAATTACCTACAACGAAGACGACTATAGGAACATGATGGCGCAGAACAGGGTAGCCATGGCTATCGGTGGACCGTGGTCCTTCCCTCTTATCGAGACTGCCAATCCGGCGATAGTGAATAACTACACCGTTTCACTCCATCCTTACGGTTCCACTCCGGCCAGCGTTCTCGGTGGCTGGGCGCTAGTTATTCCATCGGCGAGCAAGAACAAAGAAAGCGCATGGGAACTGGCCAAGTATCTGACCAGCTTCGAGACCTGGATGACCTGGATCGAGGCCAAGGGCGGTCCGATGCCAACCAGAAAAGACGTTTGCTACGCTTCACCCGTGCTGCAAGATCCCAAATGGCAGGTAATTTTCGAAACTTTCCCCTTCGCTGTTTCCAGACCTCCTATTCCACAGTATCCGCAGATATCTGAACAGATCCAGATCATGATCCAGAATGTCCTGCTTGGTAAAGCAACACCAGAAGAAGCTATAAAGACAGCAGAAGCAAATGTAAATGCAATTCTTGCAAAGTGA
- a CDS encoding carbohydrate ABC transporter permease: MTRSQKRKLKKTITYILLILISVVIAFPFLWLVLTALKTYPDIYAYPIKYFIFEPTSEHFEKISSMNFWSYFKNSVIVGSGTMFFSILIGLFPAYAFARYEFKWKRTLLTGVLIFQMFPQVVFLLPIFKALNATGLINTYTGLILSYLPFTTPISIVFMRTFFLSIPKSLEEAARIDGCSFGQAFRKVILPITLPGIAAVGVYAFLFSWSELLYSMSILTSKAKQTIPTFLQLFVGQYQTRWGPLFAGSILATLPPLIIFMILQKFFIAGLVSGSVKE, encoded by the coding sequence ATGACGAGGAGTCAGAAGAGAAAACTCAAAAAGACTATCACGTACATACTGTTGATACTGATCTCGGTGGTAATCGCCTTTCCTTTCTTGTGGCTGGTTCTAACTGCCTTAAAAACCTATCCGGATATCTACGCCTATCCAATAAAGTACTTCATTTTCGAACCCACGAGTGAGCATTTCGAGAAGATCTCCAGCATGAATTTCTGGTCTTACTTTAAGAACAGCGTTATCGTAGGTAGCGGAACGATGTTTTTCTCCATACTCATAGGGCTTTTTCCTGCTTACGCTTTTGCAAGATACGAGTTCAAATGGAAGAGGACGCTTCTGACAGGTGTACTTATATTCCAGATGTTCCCGCAGGTGGTCTTCCTGTTGCCGATCTTTAAAGCGCTAAACGCCACTGGGCTTATAAACACTTACACGGGCCTGATCCTGTCGTATCTGCCATTTACTACACCGATTTCGATCGTGTTCATGCGAACCTTTTTCCTTTCAATTCCAAAATCGCTCGAAGAGGCGGCCAGGATAGACGGGTGCAGCTTCGGACAGGCCTTCAGAAAGGTGATTCTGCCCATAACCTTACCCGGTATCGCCGCCGTGGGTGTATATGCTTTTCTCTTTTCCTGGAGCGAATTGCTTTACTCGATGTCCATACTGACCAGTAAAGCGAAACAGACGATTCCCACCTTCCTCCAGCTTTTTGTGGGGCAGTACCAGACCAGGTGGGGACCGCTCTTCGCCGGTTCGATTCTCGCGACACTGCCACCGCTTATAATATTTATGATACTTCAAAAGTTCTTCATTGCCGGACTGGTTAGCGGCTCGGTGAAGGAGTAA
- a CDS encoding sugar-binding transcriptional regulator — protein MISDELLFEVASDYYVRHMLQKDIALKYGVSRVQISKYLKMAEERGIVRIEIEPPSIKSSIVKEYEAFFTSRFGLKRLFIARGARNEKTVLKALGREVTKYLGTLPEREMNIGLGWGNTIFTVAETVERLERPKWQIIPLSGGTARLADKRFNINHIVQNFANRISARAVPMYLPFILENAQQLENTKQSLEYINIQKLWEHLDVIICSVGYSIARSPLFRENLLDVSYADELEKRSVVGDVLTHYFDINGKMFEKNILANCINLGFEQYLKAGERVIVAAGHHKVDGIVGALRGGLIDTLITDEFTARFVKEYVLYDEGGE, from the coding sequence ATGATAAGTGACGAGTTGCTGTTCGAAGTTGCGAGCGATTACTACGTGAGGCATATGCTCCAAAAGGACATTGCCCTAAAATACGGCGTGTCGAGAGTTCAGATAAGCAAATATCTAAAAATGGCCGAAGAGAGGGGTATCGTCCGTATCGAAATAGAACCACCTTCCATAAAGTCGTCCATTGTAAAGGAGTACGAAGCCTTCTTCACTTCCAGATTCGGACTCAAGAGGCTTTTCATAGCCCGTGGGGCGCGTAACGAGAAGACCGTGCTGAAAGCGCTCGGAAGGGAAGTCACGAAATACCTAGGAACTCTGCCGGAAAGAGAGATGAATATCGGCCTTGGGTGGGGCAACACCATTTTCACTGTTGCAGAGACGGTGGAAAGATTGGAGCGACCAAAGTGGCAGATAATTCCCCTATCCGGTGGAACGGCGAGACTGGCAGATAAAAGGTTCAATATAAACCATATAGTACAGAACTTCGCCAACAGGATATCGGCCAGAGCCGTGCCGATGTACCTTCCGTTCATTCTGGAGAATGCCCAACAACTGGAGAACACGAAGCAATCTCTAGAGTACATCAATATTCAAAAACTCTGGGAACACTTAGATGTGATAATCTGTAGCGTTGGCTATTCCATAGCCCGTTCTCCGCTGTTCAGAGAGAATCTTCTTGACGTGAGCTACGCCGACGAACTGGAGAAGAGAAGCGTCGTCGGGGATGTACTTACCCATTACTTCGATATAAACGGCAAGATGTTCGAGAAAAACATACTCGCGAACTGCATAAATCTCGGTTTTGAACAGTACCTGAAGGCCGGAGAAAGAGTAATAGTCGCGGCCGGTCACCACAAAGTCGACGGCATAGTCGGGGCGTTGAGGGGAGGTTTGATCGATACTCTTATCACCGACGAATTCACGGCCAGGTTTGTCAAGGAATATGTTTTGTATGACGAAGGGGGAGAATAA